The Penaeus monodon isolate SGIC_2016 chromosome 24, NSTDA_Pmon_1, whole genome shotgun sequence DNA segment CGCTTGGTGACAAGATAATGCACCGCTGTAGGACTTATAACATGCCTCGGTTGTTCCACTTCTTCATGACGCGGCTTGACAACTACTACAAACATCGGCTTGAGGGCATTATCAGTGGTAAACCAGTAATGCAGACTTATAAGTATATGCCCATTGCAACTGTTGTAGATCATGATAAGAATGTAAAGGTAGGTGTAATAAATAAGTATCATGTCTTATGAATGAGTGGAGATGTTCGATTGTTCAGTTCATTGTAAAAATAAGTACATTATAGCATATCAGAAATTTTTTTTGGACAGATTCCACCATATTTTATTAGGATATCAATAGTTAATTGatgtatttatgcacattatGGTTTCAGCATTTAAGCCAGTTTTGATGAAGTTTGGAAAGCAAAGCAAGCACCCTGAAAAAATATGTCAAGAGCATAAATCAGATATTTCATGTTGTTAACTGTATGNNNNNNNNNNNNNNNNNNNNNNNNNNNNNNNNNNNNNNNNNNNNNNNNNNNNNNNNNNNNNNNNNNNNNNNNNNNNNNNNNNNNNNNNNNNNNNNNNNNNNNNNNNNNNNNNNNNNNNNNNNNNNNNNNNNNNNNNNNNNNNNNNNNNNNNNNNNNNNNNNNNNNNNNNNNNNNNNNNNNNNNNNNNNNNNNNNNNNNNNNNNNNNNNNNNNNNNNNNNNNNNNNNNNNNNNNNNNNNNNNNNNNNNNNNNNNNNNNNNNNNNNNNNNNNNNNNNNNNNNNNNNNNNNNNNNNNNNNNNNNNNNNNNNNNNNNNNNNNNNNNNNNNNNNNNNNNNNNNNNNNNNNNNNNNNNNNNNNNNNNNNNNNNNNNNNNNNNNNNNNNNNNNNNNNNNNNNNNNNNNNNNNNNNNNNNNNNNNNNNNNNNNNNNNNNNNNNNNNNNNNNNNNNNNNNNNNNNNNNNNNNNNNNNNNNNNNNNNNNNNNNNNNNNNNNNNNNNNNNNNNNNNNNNNNNNNNNNNNNNNNNNNNNNNNNNNNNNNNNNNNNNNNNNNNNNNNNNNNNNNNNNNNNNNNNNNNNNNNNNNNNNNNNNNNNNNNNNNNNNNNNNNNNNNNNNNNNNNNNNNNNNNNNNNNNNNNNNNNNNNNNNNNNNNNNNNNNNNNNNNNNNNNNNNNNNNNNNNNNNNNNNNNNNNNNNNNNNNNNNNNNNNNNNNNNNNNNNNNNNNNNNNNNNNNNNNNNNNNNNNNNNNNNNNNNNNNNNNNNNNNNNNNNNNNNNNNNNNNNNNNNNNNNNNNNNNNNNNNNNNNNNNNNNNNNNNNNNNNNNCCAGCTAAACGAAGACTACTACGTCATCACGACCAAAGGCAGCATGACAGAGAAGCACAGCCTTGATCTCTTTGCTAGTGTGTGCTCCTGTAATGTGGGTCGCTGGGGGGCACCTTGTCAGCATCAATCATCTGTGATCTGCAAGTACAATTTATTCCCCTTCAGCCCTCACTTGAAGTACGACGCGAACTTTAAAAAATCCATGAAGTACATAGCAACAGGTATGTTAACGAAGGAGAGTTGTGTGGTGAATATGTGGGTTTATGGTTGGATGTTTATGTGGTACATTGTTTGCAATGTTTTTCTTTGTGATGATGGAAACAGTTGTTGATTATGATGAGAGAAATGATTAGGGATATCACTGCTCCTGTNNNNNNNNNNNNNNNNNNNNNNNNNNNNNNNNNNNNNNNNNNNNNNNNNNNNNNNNNNNNNNNNNNNNNNNNNNNNNNNNNNNNNNNNNNNTGTACTAGACCAATTCAATTCAATTAAAGATCTGCTGActgtcaaaaaataataaaaaagacaaactaaCAGAAATAACCTTTTTTGACACATTAATGACTAAGcttcacttttttactttttttttaaggacatgACCTTCTTCCAAAGTACAAGTTACCTTATCATCATCTCACGGACAGTACACAATTGATTAGAGTCTGTGAGGAACCTGTCTTTATTGATGTAGAGGAGGAGTCTCCACCTGTGGCGTGTGCATCAGAAGGGGATGACACTCCTCAGGATGAAGACCTTGATGTGTTGAAAGCCATAGAAGACATGAATTTCAACACTACTTGTGAAGATCCTTTGCAAATTGGCAACATGGAAGGAGATCCAGACTGCCTCATTGTGGATGACATCCTGGCAAGGGATGATTGCACCCCACCGACACCACCAGCAATCCTGGATAAAATTCTACTCCCTGAAGACAGTATAATGGATGTTCTGGAACAAATAGAAGGGAACGAACAGCAGCCAGTCTCTGAAAGCATGATTTTAGGCTTTACAACAGGGAATGACACAAGTGAATGTACAGAAACAAACTGTGTGTCATCCCCAGTATGTGACAAACTCGTAGATGAATTACCTCCTTCTAGTGAGAGTGTTGAAGTCCTAGAGCCAATTGATGACATGAATCTTTTCTTAGATGTAGCGAACAGTATGGATGAAATTCCAGTGAAGGAAAGGAACACAATCCCGGAATCCATGAGTGATGTTCTTAAATGTAGTGAAGATATAGATATGGTAGCTATAGATAATTTGGATGATTCAGTGCATGTATCGGATAACAGATTTCAGTCCTCGGAACCAGTGTTTGTTGATGTTGAAATGGAAGTTTCTAGTGACTCTCTCAAGGCACATGACCCAAGTTGTAGTGAAGTCAGTGATAATGGCACTGATATACGTTCAGAACAGGTGACAGGTATTGCAGAATCTACAGATCCCTTAGGAACTTTGCCTACAGTTGAAGAACGACTGTCCTTAGCAATCAAGGCTGTcaatgaggagaagagaatgaaacgTAGCAAAAATCCACGCAGAGGTAAGTCAAGTTATGTGGCTTTTACTGAAAGGTATTCATTAACCTCGTACAGTTTCTCTCATATGTTTTTTTACAGGTATTTCTTGATATTCtgcatggcattttttttttttttttgtcctgtctcTTGATTTGTCACTCTTCTGTATAGCAACTGCTGTTGTCTGTCAGTCTATTAGTCCATCAATCTATACATAGTATCTGTTGCGTCTTTTTGtgtacccaaaaaaaatatcaactggCCATTTAACATCACTTCGCAACCTTTATTACAGATGTGCTCAAGGCCTTCAGAGCAGCTTGTCAGAAGATCATAGAAAAGGCAGAAGGGAACAGGGTGCTCCTACTTCCTGCCTTGACCATCTTTGCCAAGTTCACAGAGAAAATTGCAACGGATCTTCAGCTAGCTCTTGCCCTCTACAAATTTGCGGGATTCATCGACGGTACAGATGTTGGGCAGCATCCAGCCCAGCAGGAGAACAGTACTTTGGAGGCAGAGGAGCGTCAATGTCAACTGCTGCTGAGGATGGAGCAAGAGAGTGCAATGCGTCCACAGAGGAAACGAAGGAGATCGCAGGAGGAGCAGCCAGAGCATCAGCCTAGTATATGGATAGAGTTGCCACAGGTGCAACAAGAAGAANNNNNNNNNNNNNNNNNNNNNNNNNNNNNNNNNNNNNNNNNNNNNNNNNNNNNNNNNNNNNNNNNNNNNNNNNNNNNNNNNNNNNNNNNNNNNNNNNNNNNNNNNNNNNNNNNNNNNNNNNNNNNNNNNNNNNNNNNNNNNNNNNNNNNNNNNNNNNNNNNNNNNNNNNNNNNNNNNNNNNNNNNNNNNNNNNNNNNNNNNNNNNNNNNNNNNNNNNNNNNNNNNNNNNNNNNNNNNNNNNNNNNNNNNNNNNNNNNNNNNNNNNNNNNNNNNNNNNNNNNNNNNNNGCTACCAGATGAAAATATCATGTATGGGAGCACACACATTACAGTGTTGAAGAAATGGGATACTTCTGATGCGAAAACCTCAATATATGTCACCTATGAATGTAATGCAGACCCAGTCACTccccatgtgtgtgtttttgtagccCCAAAGTCATTTGTAATTAAGAAAGGTATCCATGTCCCCCATAAAACATTCTCAGAGGTAGTGTTAGTACAAGAAATTACAAGGGAAAATGAGGGTGATTCTAGAGGAAATGCTAATGCTTTAGGCACAAATACTGATCAgtcagagatatatagagaggaaacaagaaataCCTCTGAAGCTAGTCAACTAATCCCAAGCAAACAACCATTGCAAAGATTACCTGGAGACAATGTGGTGGTCCTCAGTCATTGTGACAATGAAGCTATGAGGGACAGGGATGCACAAGGCCCTGAAACAGTGCAGGAAACAGTCCTTGAGAGTGGTGCAGATGTAGTCAACAGACAAACATTgtctcccatacacacacagttgGGGATCCAGGAGACAACTTTTTCTCCGTCGTTAAGTATTATGAATTCTTGTACCTTGAGAAGCACAAATGGTAACTCGGATCCATCGCCCATTAGCACGTATTCACAGGGAGTTTACAGAAAAGACAGGCAGGAAGGAAACAGCCCAGAGCATGTTGTAGGATTTAACTGGGGTGATGAGGAGCATATGGTGCCAGGTCATTTTTTGTCCTTACTGAGCTGATGTGTCATTCGAAATTCATTTTGATCATGCAACCTCAACCTTGCTATCGGGAGAAATGAATAATTCTGAATTATTATTGAAAGTCTGGacatttttagttttcttttatcgAGGAATGTTAAGATtacttccccccttttattttcaagTAAGGTTGTTAAAGTGCTTCAATTTTAATTTTACCATTCAatcttttttttagattgatGAAAGTGACAGCTGCTTTTCCAGGACTTTCCATCTCTTTATATAGAGAAATgtcataaaatagaatatataaagcatattttAAACACCAAAATGAGGTAAAGATTgtttaataatcttttttaagtatttaaaaaGAAGGGTTGATATGCTCAACTTATAGAGTAAATTCATGTTTTCTAAATAGTTACAGTTTGTGACTATATTAGAGTAATGCACAAAAGAGCCAGACATTTACAAGattgatatattttatcattttattgctaaTGACTTGCCAATACAATCAGTGTATTTGACTGAAACTTTGACTGATTGGCATTATAATAGTGAAAGTTGGCAAGGGATGTATTGTTGTATGGTTATGTACGTGTCTCTTTGCGTACATAAGTgtacagaaacaaaaaagaagctgTGTTCATAAGTCTCAAGTTTGTAAAGTTTGTATATTTTGTAAGTACAAGTTATTCTACATGTATTACTTTTGAGAGATGGGTTATTTTTGTTAAACTTTGGTATatctatatgaaattttaataatatcaacagtttatgtaaaagagaagaaagaaaaaaaaagcaaacaaaaatatcaGTTCTGTTTTCTCAAATGTAAAGAAATTTAACTTCAAATGTCAatattttattcagattttttaaaaaaaatttcccagcaTATGCATTGCTGTAATTTGGGATTATTGTAAGTGTAGTTACAGTCCTAGCTTTTGTTAGCAAGGGAGGAAGTGACAAAACCGGTcaactttgtttttattatttttattgattttctgcaACGTGCTGTATCCAATTTATGcacatatttaattattttacattacgtATTATGTCAGATCGGTGTGtgctatgatttatttatttttaaagatctgaaaataataatactgaaaaaggagaaaaataaagaaaagtttcATTTCATATTATGATGTCATTTTAGGAAATCTATGCAACATAGTAGCAATTGAAGAGGACNNNNNNNNNNNNNNNNNNNNGGTAATANNNNNNNNNNNNNNNNNNNNNNNNNNNNNNNNNNNNNNNNNNNNNNNNNNNNNNNNNNNNNNNNNNNNNNNNNNNNNNNNNNNNNNNNNNNNNNNNNNNNACCCTCATCTACCGTGGGCACAGAGACTATGCCCCAAGAGACAGCAAGGTTATTTTTAAGGGCGGCACACTCGTCCTCCTGGGAATGCCCTATGGGACAGAGTTTGGCATTGACATGAACTCGTGGAATATTGCCGAGAAATTCAAGGGAGTGAAGATGATACCGCCGGGTTTACATTTCATCTATTATAGGTTTGTGCTGTGTTTTTATTTGCTGGTGTTTCCTTTTGCGTCTTTCTGTCGGTCTGTTCTCTTTTCGTTTCATTTACAACTTTCTTTCTGTTctagtttttcttattttgacTGAATGTTGAATGGAGTAGGAAAGTATGAAAGTATGAAAAGTAAAGCCAACAAAGGGACCTAGACCAGACCTCATTATGTTTAATGTTTATAGATAGGAAATACTCAAATAGTGCACAACATACCTTTTGGCAATaaagcaaaggccaacaaacctcTACCATGTATATCTGAGCAAGATGAAGGCTTGACTTGGTTTCTTTTTTGGCAGTAAATCACCAGAGATCAACaagctcttttttctttttttttgccaaatatgCATAGAACAGGTCTGTTGGCTGTTGATGAAACAAATAATAGCCagtgtgttgatttttttacAAGGTCACATTCATTCTTTCATGATACCAGTTTCAAGATTTTCTATTGATGTTTTTGACGCCCAGTTTTGGGTGAAAACTAAGGCTTGATACTACTTGTTCCAGTTTTTAAATCCTTATTATGTTTGCCATTTATCTCAGCCTTAGTAGTCCTAGCCACTGGTTATAAATAGAAGTcagtatgatatttatatataagatgaatttaTTAACCATATTTGTGCTAGCTGACTAGGAGAGCGTCATCCACCAGCAGTCATGGGGACAagctattttatcatatattttNNNNNNNNNNNNNNNNNNNNNNNNNNNNNNNNNNNNNNNNNNNNNNNNNNNNNNNNNNNNNNNNNNNNNNNNNNNNNNNNNNNNNNNNNNNNNNNNNNNNNNNNNNNNNNNNNNNNNNNNNNNNNNNNNNNNNNNNNNNNNNNNNNNNNNNNNNNNNNNNNNNCGCCNNNNNNNNNNNNNNNNNNNNNNNNNNNNNNNNNNNNNNNNNNNNNNNNNNNNNNNNNNNNNNNNNNNNNNNNNNNNNNNNNNNNNNNNNNNNNNNNNNNNNNNNNNNNNNNNNNNNNNNNNNNNNNNNNNNNNNNNNNNNNNNNNNNNNNNNNNNNNNNNNNNNNNNNNNNNNNNNNNNNNNNNNNNNNNNNNNNNNNNNNNNNNNNNNNNNNNNNNNNNNNNNNNNNNNNNNNNNNNNNNNNNNNNNNNNNNNNNNNNNNNNNNNNNNNNNNNNNNNNNNNNNNNNNNNNNNNNNNNNNNNNNNNATGTCCAATAATGgatatttttacccttattaNNNNNNNNNNNNNNNNNNNNNNNNNNNNNNNNNNNNNNNNNNNNNNNNNNNNNNNNNNNNNNNNNNNNNNNNNNNNNNNNNNNNNNNNNNNNNNNNNNNNNNNNNNNNNACNNNNNNNNNNNNNNNNNNNNNNNNNNNNNNNNNNNNNNNNNNNNNNNNNNNNNNNNNNNNNNNNNNNNNNNNNNNNNNNNNNNNNNNNNNNNNNNNNNNNNNNNNNNNNNNNNNNNNNNNNNNNNNNNNNNNNNNNNNNNNNNNNNNNNNNNNNNNNNNNNNNNNNNNNNNNNNNNNNNNNNNNNNNNNNNNNNNNNNNNNNNNNNNNNNNNNNNNNNNNNNNNNNNNNNNNNNNNNNNNNNNNNNNNNNNNNNNNNNNNNNNNNNNNNNNNNNN contains these protein-coding regions:
- the LOC119588519 gene encoding uncharacterized protein LOC119588519; its protein translation is MYGSTHITVLKKWDTSDAKTSIYVTYECNADPVTPHVCVFVAPKSFVIKKGIHVPHKTFSEVVLVQEITRENEGDSRGNANALGTNTDQSEIYREETRNTSEASQLIPSKQPLQRLPGDNVVVLSHCDNEAMRDRDAQGPETVQETVLESGADVVNRQTLSPIHTQLGIQETTFSPSLSIMNSCTLRSTNGNSDPSPISTYSQGVYRKDRQEGNSPEHVVGFNWGDEEHMVPGHFLSLLS